A genomic stretch from Falco cherrug isolate bFalChe1 chromosome 1, bFalChe1.pri, whole genome shotgun sequence includes:
- the FBXO21 gene encoding F-box only protein 21 yields the protein MAAAAESPGPAAAGPGGPRGTAEADADGMGLTDLPGELLELILCCDVLGAADIGRVSCTCRRLREACQPRGKVWRERFRLRWPSLLKYYSNTDGVSWLEEYKARHNAGLEAQRIVASFSKRFFSEHVPCDGFSDIETLGCPSHFFEDELMCILNMEGRKGLTWKYYAKKILYFLRQQNILKNLKEYLQRPTDRQSFLEGAVLIDQYCNPLSDICLKSVQAQVDDITDKVRKVLRTKNPRHPSLTSKAGEVLIPEVELQRQVLDAMNCVLYEQLKYKGNELDYYNSLNSYIHQVLIRRTGIPISLSVLYLTIARQLGVKLEPVNFPSHFLLRWCQGKEGSTDIFDYTYIDAFGKGKQLTVKECEYLIGHHVTEEFYGVVTSKEVLQRMVGNLLNLGKRESTDQSYQLLRDSLDLYLAMYPDNVQHLMLQARLYFHLGIWPEKVLDILQHIQALDPSQHGAVGYLVQHTLEHIERRKEEVGPEVKHRSDEKHKEVCFSIGLIMKHKRYGYNCVIYGWDPACMMGHEWIRNMNVHSLPHGPHQPFYNVLVEDGSCRYAAQENLEYNSEPREIPHPDIGRYFSEFTGIHYLANTELEIRYPEDLELTRATVQKIYSSGKE from the exons atggcggcggcggcggagagcccgggcccggcggcggcggggccgggggggccgcggggcaCGGCGGAGGCCGACGCCGACGGGATGGGCCTGACAGACCTGCCGGGCgagctgctggagctgatcCTCTGCTGCGACGTGCTGGGAGCCGCCGACATCGGGCGGGTGTCGTGCACCTGCCGCCGGCTGCGTGAGGCGTGCCAGCCCCGCGGCAAGGTGTGGCGGGAGCGCTTCCGCCTCAG GTGGCCATCGCTGCTGAAATACTATAGCAACACAGATGGTGTTAGCTGGCTTGAAGAGTACAAAGCACGGCACAACGCGGGTCTAGAAGCCCAGAGAATTGTAGCTTCCTTCTCAAAAAGGTTCTTTTCAGAACAT GTCCCCTGTGACGGATTCAGTGACATTGAGACGCTTGGGTGCCCAAGTCATTTTTTTGAGGATGAGCTAATGTGTATCCTTAACATGGAAGGAAG GAAAGGTCTCACCTGGAAGTACTATGCAAAGAAAATTCTATACTTTCTACGGCaacagaatatattaaaaaacctgaaggaGTATCTTCAACGCCCGACTGATCGGCAGTCATTTTTGGAGG gtgctGTTTTAATTGATCAATACTGTAACCCACTGTCAGACATCTGCTTAAAAAGTGTCCAGGCACAGGTGGATGATATCACAGATAAAGTGCGCAAAGTCCTGCGGACGAAAAATCCAAGGCATCCCAGCTTGACTTCCAAGGCAG GAGAAGTCCTGATTCCAGAAGTGGAGCTTCAGCGGCAGGTACTTGATGCTATGAATTGTGTCCTCTATGAGCagttaaaatacaaaggaaatgAGCTGGATTACTATAACTCCCTGAATTCGTACATTCACCAG GTTTTGATCCGCCGGACAGGAATTCCCATCAGTTTGTCTGTGCTTTATTTAACAAttgccaggcagctgggagTCAAACTTGAGCCAGTTAACTTTCCTAGCCATTTTCTACTGCGATGGTGTCAAGGAAAAGAAGG AAGCACAGATATTTTTGACTACACCTACATTGATGCCtttgggaaggggaagcagcTCACTGTGAAGGAGTGTGAGTACCTTATTGGCCACCATGTGACAGAGGAGTTCTATGGAGTGGTGACTTCAAAAGAGGTCTTGCAGCGTATGGTGGGAAATCTCTTAAACCTTGGCAAGCG AGAAAGCACTGATCAGTCTTACCAACTCTTGAGAGACTCGTTGGATCTATACCTGGCCATGTATCCGGACAATGTGCAGCATCTAATGCTCCAGGCTAGGTTATACTTCCACCTGGGAATCTGGCCAGAAAAG GTTCTGGACATCTTGCAGCATATTCAGGCTTTGGACCCATCCCAGCATGGGGCTGTGGGGTACTTGGTTCAACATACCCTAGAGCATATTGAGCGCCGGAAGGAGGAGGTGGGACCTGAGGTGAAGCACCGTTCAGATGAGAAGCACAAAGAGGTCTGCTTTTCAATCGGGCTGATTATGAAACACAAGAG ATATGGCTATAACTGCGTGATTTATGGCTGGGATCCCGCCTGCATGATGGGGCATGAATGGATCCGGAATATGAACGTCCACAGCCTTCCACATGGCCCCCACCAGCCTTTCTACAATGTGCTAGTGGAAGATGGCTCTTGCAGATATGCTGCTCAAG AGAACCTGGAATACAACTCTGAGCCTCGGGAGATCCCTCACCCTGACATTGGCCGCTATTTTTCAGAGTTTACCGGCATTCACTACCTAGCAAATACCGAGCTAGAAATTCGGTACCCAGAGGATTTAGAGCTGACACGTGCCACAGTTCAGAAGATCTACAGCTCAGGCAAGGAGTGA